Proteins found in one Oreochromis niloticus isolate F11D_XX linkage group LG22, O_niloticus_UMD_NMBU, whole genome shotgun sequence genomic segment:
- the hepacam2 gene encoding HEPACAM family member 2, translating to MEATGRTVLCACSAFCLLFILTEVSSELIHIDPSVSHITEGDSVFLSVKTNFSPDKADIQGTWFHTGMSGTNTRMLVTFTKTNEICNMKHCDQLVFNNSTFSLEIKNLNRKDEGDYHLSINIKYDNKPGDIEKEEKTVRVTVDVPVSNPAIEKSPSYAVIEDKANVTWTCSVENGTRVMFKWFRDNVALGPSDRYHYSQDNSTLLISPVRKEDKGSYHCVASNPVTRGQHSRAVELNVYYGPYNLEVNSVQGLRTGEVFTINPGELVFFECQADSNPPNSYVWISKTRNATQIVTEGPRLEVRSYRLAQAEEYLCRAFNNVTQKQDEAQFTLVVASLGTGKEKHTQEGSSVSPLAVITVCSFFVIGCMLLFFLRRTCHPKRVLMSIYNKPFSEQKRPHRSGHEDATEDFGIYEFVSIPGKTESTQASCRSLARLESIQDMHTTIYDVIRHVPETPSHSLLK from the exons ATGGAGGCCACAGGAAGAACTGTGCTGTGTGCCTGCTCTGCCTTCTGCCTTCTGTTCATCCTAACAG AGGTCAGCTCCGAACTGATTCACATTGATCCATCGGTCAGTCACATCACTGAAGGGGACTCCGTGTTCCTCTCTGTGAAAACCAACTTTTCACCGGACAAAGCAGACATTCAGGGAACTTGGTTTCACACCGGGATGAGCGGCACCAATACCCGGATGTTGGTGACATTcaccaaaacaaatgaaatctGTAACATGAAGCATTGTGACCAACTCGTCTTCAACAACTCCACCTTTTCTTTGGAAATCAAgaacttaaacagaaaagatGAAGGAGATTATCACTTGAGCATCAACATAAAGTATGATAACAAACCAGGAGACATtgagaaggaggagaaaacCGTTCGTGTAACCGTAGATG TCCCTGTGTCCAATCCAGCCATTGAGAAGAGCCCTTCCTATGCAGTCATTGAGGACAAAGCAAACGTAACCTGGACTTGCTCTGTTGAGAACGGAACAAGAGTTATGTTTAAGTGGTTCAGGGATAATGTTGCACTGGGTCCCAGTGACAGATACCACTACTCCCAAGATAACTCGACACTGTTAATCAGCCCTGTGAGAAAAGAGGACAAGGGAAGTTATCACTGTGTGGCCAGCAACCCGGTCACCCGGGGTCAACACAGCAGGGCTGTGGAACTCAACGTCTACT ATGGCCCTTACAACCTTGAGGTGAACTCTGTCCAGGGCCTGCGCACAGGGGAGGTGTTCACCATCAACCCTGGGGAGCTGGTCTTCTTTGAATGCCAGGCTGACTCCAATCCACCTAACAGCTATGTGTGGATCTCCAAGACCCGCAATGCAACTCAGATCGTCACAGAGGGCCCTCGGCTAGAGGTGCGCTCCTACAGACTGGCCCAGGCTGAAGAGTACCTTTGCCGTGCCTTCAACAACGTGACGCAGAAGCAGGACGAAGCCCAGTTTACTCTGGTGGTGGCCAGCTTGGGAACAG GGAAAGAGAAGCACACCCAAGAGGGTAGCTCTGTATCACCGCTGGCAGTCATTACTGTCTgctctttttttgtcattggCTGTATGCTGCTGTTCTTCCTCAGGAGAACCTGTCATCCAAAGAGAG TGCTTATGAGCATTTACAACAA ACCGTTTTCAGAGCAGAAACGACCACATCGTTCAG GTCACGAGGATGCAACCGAGGACTTTGGCATCTACGAGTTCGTCTCCATACCTGGGAAGACGGAATCTACACAG GCATCGTGCAGATCTTTGGCTCGTCTCGAATCGATTCAAGATATGCATACTACCATCTACGATGTGATCAGACACGTTCCTGAAACCCCGAGTCACAGTTTGCTGAAGTAA